The Arachis hypogaea cultivar Tifrunner chromosome 19, arahy.Tifrunner.gnm2.J5K5, whole genome shotgun sequence genome has a window encoding:
- the LOC112778172 gene encoding uncharacterized protein: protein MPHGSEETATGEPVEDDDLELPYLYDGPSHEAHDFTDLLTDGAEELYPGCSKYSKLSFLVKLYHIKYMCGVSDKAMSMILDLLRDAFEQAKLPSTLYEAKKTIRKLGIEYKKIDAYPNDCMLYRGDDGDATKCNKTSTDMLWHKEADNNDGYLGHPRDVEAWKEFDAKYPFFSNDLRSASFILSMIIPSFKMLGNGIDVYLEPLVDELKQLWDGVETYDANKRTTFKMHAALMLTISGFPGLKNLSGWNTYSGLACPTCNVDAKAQRLTFSQKRYYMGHRYFLNQGHKYRLDRNRFDGQAESRDPPKKYYGIDVLRSVFFELPYWKDHMLRHNLDVMHIEKNICDNVVFTILNDSVKSKDNLKAHKDLQTMGIRPELWPDEDAQVVWVEKSRQPHSNGTITSDFGEECIAESGVDCDCKFMKMIFLPSFFTVMVHLTVHLVDELKLGGPVHYRWMYPIERYLGRLKQHVRNKAQAEGSIAEGYLSEKILIFCSRYLDNIETRINRPA from the exons ATGCCTCATGGAAGTGAGGAGACTGCAACAGGTGAACCTGTAGAAGACGATGATCTGGAGTTGCCGTACTTGTACGATGGTCCAAGTCACGAGGCACATGATTTTACCGATCTTCTTACGGATGGAGCGGAGGAATTATATCCAGGCTGCTCGAAATACTCAAAGTTGTCTTTCCTAGTGAAACTTTATCATATTAAGTATATGTGCGGTGTGAGTGATAAGGCTATGTCGATGATTCTGGACTTATTGCGGGATGCATTTGAGCAAGCCAAACTCCCGTCCACATTGTATGAAGCCAAAAAAACTATCCGAAAGTTAGGGATTGAATACAAAAAGATAGATGCATACCCGAATGATTGCATGTTATATCGGGGTGATGATGGGGATGCGACCAAATGCAA CAAAACTTCAACTGACATGTTATGGCATAAAGAGGCTGATAATAATGATGGGTACTTGGGGCATCCAAGGGACGTTGAAGCATGGAAAGAATTTGATGCAAAGTATCCATTTTTTTCTAACGATCTGCGCAGT GCATCTTTTATACTATCTATGATTATTCCCAGTTTTAAAATGTTGGGTAATGGCATAGATGTTTATTTGGAGCCCTTGGTAGATGAGTTGAAGCAACTCTGGGATGGCGTTGAAACTTATGATGCTAATAAAAGGACAACTTTCAAGATGCATGCGGCGCTAATGTTGACTATTAGCGGTTTTCCAGGGTTGAAAAATTTATCTGGCTGGAACACGTACAGTGGGTTAGCATGTCCCACGTGTAATGTGGATGCTAAGGCTCAGCGACTAACATTCAGTCAAAAACGGTATTACATGGGCCATCGTTACTTCTTGAATCAGGGCCATAAATATAGACTAGACCGGAATAGATTTGACGGACAAGCTGAAAGCAGAGATCCACCAAAGAAGTATTATGGAATAGATGTCTTAAG GAGTGTGTTCTTTGAACTCCCATACTGGAAGGATCACATGTTACGTCATAACCTTGACGTGATGCATATAGAGAAAAATATTTGTGACAATGTGGTCTTCACTATCTTAAACGATAGCGTCAAATCAAAAGACAATCTTAAAGCTCACAAAGATTTACAAACCATGGGCATAAGACCTGAATTGTGGCCGGACGAAGATG CGCAAGTTGTATGGGTTGAAAAGTCACGACAGCCACATTCTAATGGAACAATTACTTCCGATTTTGGTGAAGAATGCATTGCCGAGTCCGGTGTCGACTGTGATTGCAAATTT ATGAAAATGATCTTTCTTCCATCATTCTTCACTGTCATGGTTCACCTTACGGTGCATCTCGTTGATGAACTAAAACTTGGTGGCCCGGTACATTATCGGTGGATGTATCCAATAGAAAG GTATCTAGGACGATTGAAGCAACATGTGCGTAATAAGGCACAAGCAGAAGGCTCAATTGCGGAGGGCTATTTATCTGAGAAGATTTTGATATTCTGTTCCAGATATTTGGATAATATTGAAACTAGAATCAACCGACCAGCGTGA
- the LOC112775781 gene encoding phytochrome A-2, whose translation MSSSRPSQSSSNSGRSRHSARIIAQTTVDAKLHASFEESGSSFDYSSSVRASGSADGENQPRTDKVTTAYLHHIQKGKMIQPFGCLLALDEKTCKVIAYSENAPEMLTMASHAVPSVGDHPALGIGTDIRTIFTAPSASALQKALGFGEVHLLNPILVHCKTSGKPFYAILHRVTGSLIIDFEPVKPYEVPMTAAGALQSYKLAAKAITRLQSLPSGSMERLCDTMVQEVFELTGYDRVMAYKFHEDDHGEVIAELTKPGLEPYLGLHYPSTDIPQAARFLFLKNKVRMIVDCHAKHVKVVQDEKLPFDLTLCGSTLRAPHSCHLQYMSNMDSIASLVMAVIVNDSDEDADNSDAVQPQKRKRLWGLVVCHNTTPRFVPFPLRYACEFLTQVFAIHVNREIELEYQITEKNILRTQTLLCDMLMRDAPLGIVSQSPNIMDLVKCDGASLLYKNKVWRLGVTPTESHIREIALWLSEHHMDSTGLSTDSLYDAGFPGALSLGDVVCGMAAVRITEKDIVFWFRSHTAAEIRWGGAKHDPGEKDDGRRMHPRSSFKAFLEVVKSRSLPWKDYEMDAIHSLQLILRNAFKEMDSMDITTNAINTRLNDLRIEGMQELEAVTSEMVRLIETATVPILAVDVDGLVNGWNIKIAELTGLSVGDAIGKHLLTLIENSSVGIVKKMLEMALKGEEEKNVQFEIKTHGSKVDCGPIRLVVNACASRDIHDNVVGVCFVAQDITAQKTVMDKFTRIEGDYKAIVQNPNPLIPPIFGTDEFGWCCEWNAAMTKVTGWKREEVMDKMLLGEVFGTQMACCRLKNQEAFVNFGIVLNKAMTGLETAKVAFGFFARSGKYVECLLSVSKKLDVEGVVTGVFCFLQLASPELQQALHVQRISEQTALKRLKALTYMKRQIRNPLSGMMFSRKMLEATELGTEQKQLLHTSAQCQCQLSKVLDDSDLDSIIDGYLDLEMAEFTLHDVLVASLSQVMAKSNTKAIRIVNDVKEQIVTETLYGDSLRLQQAIADFLLISINFTPNGGQVVVTATLTKEQIGQSVHLVNLELSITHPGSGVPEALLNQMFESNGLESEEEGISLLISRKLLKLMNGDVRYVREAGKSSFILSAELAAAHKLKD comes from the exons ATGTCATCCTCAAGGCCTAGCCAATCTTCTAGCAATTCGGGGAGATCAAGACATAGCGCTAGGATTATTGCTCAGACCACTGTAGATGCAAAGCTCCATGCTAGTTTTGAGGAGTCTGGTAGTTCCTTTGACTACTCTAGTTCGGTGCGCGCCTCCGGCTCAGCTGATGGAGAAAATCAACCAAGAACAGATAAAGTAACAACAGCTTACCTCCATCACATACAGAAAGGCAAGATGATTCAGCCCTTTGGGTGCTTGCTGGCCTTGGATGAGAAAACATGCAAGGTGATTGCTTACAGTGAGAATGCACCAGAGATGCTGACCATGGCGAGTCATGCTGTTCCCAGTGTTGGTGACCACCCTGCCCTTGGCATTGGCACCGACATAAGAACTATTTTCACTGCTCCAAGTGCTTCGGCATTGCAGAAAGCACTAGGATTTGGAGAAGTTCATCTTCTTAACCCCATCCTAGTTCATTGCAAGACTTCTGGGAAACCCTTCTATGCTATTCTCCATCGTGTTACTGGTAGTTTGATTATTGACTTTGAGCCCGTCAAGCCTTATGAAGTTCCTATGACTGCAGCAGGTGCTCTGCAATCCTACAAGCTTGCTGCGAAAGCAATCACCCGATTGCAGTCTTTGCCTAGTGGGAGCATGGAAAGGCTATGTGATACAATGGTTCAAGAAGTTTTTGAACTCACGGGTTATGACAGGGTgatggcttataaatttcatgaGGATGATCATGGGGAAGTGATTGCTGAGTTAACAAAGCCAGGACTTGAACCATATCTTGGTTTGCACTATCCGTCCACTGATATTCCCCAGGCTGCACGTTTTTTGTTCTTGAAGAACAAGGTCCGTATGATTGTTGATTGTCATGCAAAACATGTAAAGGTTGTTCAAGATGAGAAGCTGCCATTCGATTTGACTTTGTGTGGTTCAACCTTAAGAGCTCCTCATAGTTGCCATTTGCAATACATGTCAAACATGGATTCAATTGCTTCCCTAGTTATGGCAGTTATAGTCAATGACAGCGATGAAGATGCGGACAACTCTGATGCTGTTCAGCCACAAAAGAGAAAGCGACTCTGGGGCTTAGTTGTTTGTCATAACACTACTCCCAGGTTTGTTCCTTTTCCTCTAAGGTATGCTTGTGAGTTTCTGACACAAGTATTTGCCATCCATGTCAACAGAGAAATAGAGTTAGAATATCAGATTACTGAAAAGAATATCCTTCGCACTCAGACGCTCTTGTGTGATATGCTGATGCGAGATGCACCCCTAGGAATTGTATCACAAAGCCCTAATATAATGGACCTAGTTAAATGTGATGGGGCTTCCCTCTTGTATAAAAACAAGGTATGGAGATTAGGAGTAACACCTACTGAATCTCATATAAGAGAGATAGCTTTGTGGTTGTCTGAGCACCATATGGATTCCACAGGTCTTAGTACAGATAGCTTGTATGATGCCGGGTTCCCAGGGGCTCTGTCTCTTGGTGATGTAGTATGTGGAATGGCAGCGGTTAGAATAACTGAGAAAGACATAGTTTTCTGGTTTCGATCACACACAGCTGCAGAAATCAGATGGGGCGGTGCAAAGCATGACCCTGGTGAAAAGGACGACGGCAGGAGGATGCATCCACGGTCATCTTTCAAGGCTTTCCTTGAAGTTGTTAAGTCAAGGAGCTTACCGTGGAAAGACTACGAGATGGATGCTATTCATTCATTGCAGCTAATACTCAGAAATGCATTCAAAGAGATGGATAGTATGGACATAACCACAAATGCAATAAATACAAGGCTGAATGATTTGAGGATTGAAGGGATGCAGGAACTGGAAGCCGTGACGAGTGAGATGGTTAGATTAATTGAAACTGCAACAGTACCTATTCTGGCTGTAGATGTTGATGGGCTGGTTAATGGATGGAATATAAAGATTGCCGAATTGACTGGCCTTTCGGTTGGTGATGCTATAGGGAAGCATCTTCTCACGCTCATTGAGAACTCTTCAGTTGGTATAGTCAAGAAGATGCTTGAGATGGCATTGAAAG GTGAAGAAGAGAAAAACGTCCAATTTGAGATCAAAACACATGGGTCTAAAGTTGATTGTGGTCCTATTAGATTGGTAGTTAATGCTTGCGCAAGCCGGGATATTCATGATAATGTTGTGGGGGTTTGTTTTGTGGCCCAAGACATCACAGCTCAGAAGACTGTCATGGATAAATTTACCCGAATTGAAGGTGATTACAAGGCGATTGTACAGAATCCCAACCCATTGATCCCCCCAATATTTGGAACTGATGAATTTGGCTGGTGTTGTGAGTGGAATGCAGCTATGACAAAGGTGACCGGATGGAAGAGAGAAGAGGTGATGGATAAAATGCTTTTAGGAGAGGTTTTTGGGACTCAGATGGCTTGTTGTCGTCTTAAGAACCAAGAAGCTTTTGTTAATTTTGGTATTGTACTTAATAAAGCCATGACCGGTTTGGAGACAGCAAAGGTTGCTTTTGGTTTCTTTGCTCGTAGTGGGAAGTATGTAGAATGCCTGCTTTCGGTGAGTAAAAAATTGGACGTCGAAGGTGTAGTTACTGGGGTCTTCTGCTTCTTGCAGCTAGCTAGTCCAGAGCTGCAACAAGCATTGCATGTTCAGCGAATATCTGAACAAACTGCCTTGAAGAGACTGAAAGCTTTAACTTATATGAAGAGGCAGATCAGGAATCCTTTATCCGGGATGATGTTTTCGCGGAAAATGTTGGAGGCCACTGAGTTGGGAACGGAACAAAAGCAACTCCTACACACCAGTGCTCAGTGCCAGTGCCAGCTTAGCAAAGTTCTTGATGACTCAGATCTTGACAGCATCATTGATGG TTACTTGGATCTTGAGATGGCTGAATTCACTCTGCATGATGTATTGGTTGCTTCCCTTAGTCAAGTAATGGCAAAGAGTAACACCAAAGCTATCCGAATAGTCAACGATGTCAAAGAGCAAATTGTGACAGAAACCTTATACGGTGATAGTCTTAGGCTTCAGCAGGCCATAGCTGACTTCTTATTGATTTCCATAAACTTCACACCCAATGGAGGTCAAGTTGTAGTAACAGCCACTCTGACCAAAGAACAAATAGGGCAATCTGTCCATCTTGTTAATTTGGAGCTCAG CATAACACATCCTGGTAGTGGGGTGCCGGAAGCACTGCTGAACCAGATGTTTGAGAGCAATGGGCTTGAATCAGAGGAAGAAGGTATAAGCCTTCTCATAAGCAGAAAACTTCTAAAGCTGATGAATGGAGATGTGCGTTATGTAAGGGAAGCAGGCAAATCATCTTTTATCCTATCTGCTGAACTTGCCGCAGCTCATAAGTTGAAAGATTAG